In Rubrobacter radiotolerans DSM 5868, a genomic segment contains:
- the mdh gene encoding malate dehydrogenase: protein MSRNKVTVVGAGNVGGTTAQRLAERNYTDVVLVDIVEGLPQGKALDILQSGPIYGYDSKVIGTNDYAETANSDVVVITSGSPRKPGMSRDDLLETNQNIVGSVTDAVIEHSPDAILVVVANPLDAMCHVALQRSGFPRERVVGMAGILDTARYRTFIAQELGVSVREVSALVLGGHGDTMVPLPSLATVAGVEISKLMPKDRVEAIVQRTRDGGAEIGGLLKTGSAFYAPSAASVEMVDSILLDQKRILPCAAYLQGEYGINDLFVGVPVKLGRSGIEEIVEIDLSEEEKGQLRTSADAVQELVNVLNG from the coding sequence GTGAGCAGGAACAAGGTAACGGTCGTAGGCGCGGGGAACGTCGGCGGTACAACGGCGCAGCGACTCGCGGAGCGTAACTACACAGACGTCGTGCTCGTGGACATCGTCGAGGGGCTGCCGCAGGGCAAGGCGCTAGACATCCTCCAGAGCGGCCCGATCTACGGCTACGACTCCAAGGTCATCGGAACGAACGACTACGCAGAAACGGCGAACTCCGACGTCGTGGTCATAACCTCCGGCAGCCCGCGCAAGCCGGGCATGAGCCGCGACGACCTTCTCGAAACAAACCAGAACATCGTGGGCAGCGTCACCGACGCGGTGATAGAGCACTCGCCGGATGCGATCCTCGTCGTTGTCGCAAACCCGCTCGACGCGATGTGCCACGTAGCCCTTCAGCGCAGCGGCTTCCCGCGCGAGCGGGTCGTCGGGATGGCGGGCATCCTGGACACGGCTCGCTACCGGACCTTTATCGCCCAGGAACTCGGTGTCTCGGTGCGCGAGGTGAGCGCCCTCGTCCTCGGCGGCCACGGCGACACGATGGTCCCGCTCCCGAGCCTCGCTACCGTCGCCGGAGTCGAGATCTCGAAGCTCATGCCAAAGGACCGGGTCGAGGCAATCGTCCAGCGCACCCGCGACGGCGGGGCGGAGATCGGCGGTCTGCTCAAGACGGGCTCGGCGTTCTACGCGCCGTCCGCGGCATCCGTCGAGATGGTGGACTCGATCCTTCTCGACCAGAAGCGCATCCTCCCCTGCGCGGCCTACCTCCAGGGCGAGTACGGGATAAACGACCTCTTTGTCGGCGTCCCGGTCAAGCTTGGGCGGTCGGGCATCGAGGAGATCGTCGAGATCGACCTCTCCGAGGAGGAGAAGGGCCAGCTCCGAACGAGCGCCGACGCCGTCCAGGAGCTCGTCAACGTTCTTAACGGGTAG
- a CDS encoding NUDIX hydrolase — MVKDTQSEGRLPVELPRVDVGYALISNAEGEVLMVCNLRSSGLSWSLPGGSREPGETLEQTVRREVREETGLVVEVGGVLAVGERLRNTHALIVTFAATFAGGSPALQEDEDVVAVEWCPVAVAEKRMPWYPGGLAHMIGAPGVVHYSEFLER, encoded by the coding sequence ATGGTCAAGGACACGCAGAGTGAGGGACGCTTGCCGGTCGAGTTGCCACGCGTGGACGTGGGGTACGCCCTGATCTCCAACGCAGAGGGCGAGGTCCTCATGGTGTGCAACCTCCGCAGCAGCGGGCTCTCTTGGAGCCTCCCGGGCGGCAGCCGCGAGCCGGGCGAGACGCTGGAGCAGACCGTCCGGCGCGAGGTCCGGGAGGAGACGGGCCTCGTCGTCGAGGTGGGCGGAGTGCTCGCCGTCGGGGAGCGGCTTCGCAACACGCACGCTCTGATCGTTACCTTCGCGGCGACCTTCGCGGGGGGCTCGCCCGCGCTTCAGGAAGACGAGGACGTCGTCGCGGTCGAGTGGTGTCCGGTCGCGGTCGCGGAGAAGCGGATGCCCTGGTACCCCGGCGGACTCGCGCACATGATCGGCGCTCCCGGCGTCGTACACTACAGCGAGTTTCTTGAACGCTGA
- a CDS encoding nitroreductase family protein, giving the protein MDVTEAIETRRSVGRVKQEPVAPEDLERILESAVHAPNHRITEPWRFHVFVGKGRGELARVRAEIARRTAAEDGEDEELAKGRISRERKKAFRSPVVIAVVSVAGRDEVETLENYAACCCAVQNMQLTAHALGLASIWRTGPSAYHPLMREFLGLERDGDTPVAFLYLGSPDLPVTRRRRRPVREFTVWHEG; this is encoded by the coding sequence TTGGACGTAACGGAGGCGATAGAGACCCGGCGGAGCGTCGGGCGGGTAAAGCAGGAGCCCGTCGCGCCGGAGGACCTCGAACGGATACTAGAGAGCGCCGTTCACGCTCCGAATCACAGGATCACCGAGCCCTGGCGCTTTCACGTCTTTGTCGGGAAGGGGCGCGGGGAACTCGCGCGGGTAAGGGCCGAGATCGCCCGCAGGACGGCGGCAGAGGACGGAGAGGACGAGGAGCTTGCGAAAGGGAGGATCAGCCGCGAGCGAAAGAAGGCGTTTCGCTCGCCGGTCGTGATCGCGGTCGTCTCGGTCGCCGGGCGCGACGAGGTGGAGACGCTTGAGAACTACGCGGCCTGCTGCTGTGCCGTGCAGAACATGCAGCTCACGGCGCACGCGCTCGGGCTCGCCTCGATCTGGCGCACCGGGCCGAGCGCCTACCACCCGCTGATGCGCGAGTTCCTGGGCCTCGAAAGGGACGGCGATACGCCGGTGGCATTTCTCTACCTCGGCTCCCCGGACCTCCCGGTGACGCGCCGCAGACGCAGGCCCGTCCGGGAGTTCACCGTCTGGCACGAGGGCTAG